In Halobacteriovorax sp. HLS, one DNA window encodes the following:
- the nusA gene encoding transcription termination factor NusA, whose translation MFSELGRVIETLGKERGIEKDIVIKAVEQAFLVTARKKFGLQGEYETRYNDGDDDIEIFQYKNVVDEVRDTIVEITLADAQELDEDVEIGDQIGIKIENPNFSRVDVQTARQIIFQKVRDAEREILFAEYKHKEGELITGIARRYERGNIVVDLGKADAVLSRREVIPGENFKPGDRIQAFLTEVVMTNRGPEIRLSRTTPLFLVKLFEIEVPEIQDGTIEIKSAAREPGQRAKIAVISVDKDIDPVGACVGMKGSRVQNVVNELQGEKIDIVKWSDDVDTFARAALAPSEITNIQIDHEDHTMDVVVEEDQLSLAIGRRGQNVRLAAMLSGYKINIISKSKLQEKIQKSVENLLQVPSITDTYAQVLVQSGFMAVGDVAAADAEQLVDLLEITEEQANEMISATTEAISGGEIQLQAEDEEELVSASAVPAYHGLINKNESDDDSQDKFSDAERRLREELAAFKLK comes from the coding sequence ATGTTTTCTGAACTTGGAAGAGTTATAGAGACCCTTGGAAAGGAAAGAGGTATCGAAAAAGATATCGTTATTAAAGCTGTTGAGCAGGCATTTTTAGTTACGGCTAGAAAGAAGTTTGGACTACAAGGTGAATATGAAACTCGTTATAACGACGGTGATGATGATATTGAGATTTTTCAATATAAGAATGTTGTTGATGAAGTAAGAGATACAATTGTTGAAATTACTTTAGCTGACGCTCAAGAGTTAGATGAAGATGTTGAAATTGGTGATCAAATTGGTATCAAGATTGAGAATCCAAACTTCTCAAGAGTTGATGTTCAAACTGCAAGACAAATTATTTTTCAAAAAGTAAGAGACGCTGAAAGAGAGATTCTATTTGCTGAATATAAGCATAAAGAAGGCGAATTAATTACTGGTATCGCTAGAAGATATGAAAGAGGAAATATTGTTGTAGATCTTGGAAAGGCGGACGCTGTTCTATCTAGAAGAGAAGTTATTCCTGGGGAAAACTTCAAGCCAGGTGATAGAATTCAAGCTTTCTTGACTGAAGTTGTTATGACTAATAGAGGTCCTGAGATTCGTCTATCTAGAACGACTCCTTTGTTTCTTGTAAAGTTATTTGAAATTGAAGTTCCTGAGATTCAAGATGGAACTATTGAGATTAAATCTGCAGCACGTGAGCCAGGTCAAAGAGCAAAGATCGCTGTTATTTCAGTGGATAAGGATATTGATCCTGTAGGTGCTTGTGTTGGTATGAAAGGATCTAGAGTTCAAAACGTTGTAAATGAACTTCAGGGTGAAAAAATAGATATCGTAAAGTGGTCTGATGATGTTGATACATTTGCGAGAGCGGCTTTAGCGCCATCTGAAATTACTAATATTCAAATTGATCACGAAGATCACACAATGGATGTTGTTGTTGAGGAAGATCAATTATCTCTTGCAATTGGTAGAAGAGGTCAGAACGTTAGATTAGCGGCGATGCTAAGCGGATATAAAATTAATATTATCTCTAAATCTAAGCTTCAAGAGAAAATTCAAAAATCTGTTGAGAATCTTCTACAAGTACCTTCTATTACGGATACGTATGCACAAGTACTTGTTCAAAGTGGATTCATGGCCGTTGGTGATGTTGCGGCAGCTGATGCTGAGCAACTTGTTGATCTTCTAGAAATCACTGAAGAGCAGGCTAATGAGATGATTTCTGCGACTACTGAAGCTATCAGTGGTGGTGAAATTCAGCTTCAGGCTGAAGATGAAGAAGAGCTTGTATCTGCATCTGCAGTTCCTGCTTATCACGGATTAATAAATAAGAATGAATCAGATGATGATTCTCAAGATAAATTCTCTGATGCTGAAAGAAGACTAAGAGAAGAACTTGCAGCTTTTAAGCTGAAGTAG
- the rimP gene encoding ribosome maturation factor RimP has translation MVLKEERVGIEKKFYEVCAPLCTELGYEVYDLEYIKGSFVLRIFILNPETGTALIEDCSKVDKAMTPIVEQADWMPNELVLEVSSPGMFRHLNTVDHFQMSLDKEILVATKKRLTLENYPGLPKKLQGERKIVGKLLLASEVGITIESLDYKIELNYEDIKKANLEPALDLQE, from the coding sequence ATGGTTTTAAAAGAAGAACGAGTTGGGATTGAAAAGAAGTTTTACGAAGTATGTGCTCCGTTATGTACAGAGTTAGGCTATGAAGTCTACGACCTTGAATACATAAAAGGCTCTTTCGTGTTGAGAATTTTTATTCTTAATCCTGAAACAGGTACTGCTCTAATAGAGGACTGTTCGAAAGTTGATAAGGCGATGACTCCGATTGTTGAGCAGGCCGATTGGATGCCAAATGAATTAGTCTTAGAGGTTTCTTCTCCGGGTATGTTTAGACACCTTAATACTGTTGACCATTTTCAGATGTCTCTAGATAAAGAAATTCTTGTTGCGACTAAGAAGCGTTTGACTCTGGAGAATTACCCTGGTCTGCCTAAGAAGCTACAGGGTGAGAGAAAGATTGTTGGTAAGCTATTACTTGCTAGTGAAGTAGGAATTACTATTGAGTCTTTAGATTATAAAATTGAACTTAATTACGAAGATATTAAAAAAGCGAATTTAGAACCTGCTCTTGATTTACAAGAATAG
- a CDS encoding tRNA pseudouridine(55) synthase TruB (catalyzes isomerization of specific uridines in RNA to pseudouridine; responsible for residues in T loops of many tRNAs) — protein sequence MSRSRNRNKYNEGPLFGPLVFNVYKPVGMTSSDVVRHFKYHLPKGFGKIGHFGTLDPFAEGVLLIAIGLGPRFNDYVHAHYPKTYIATGVLGVESPTGDFTGDQEQVVHHEVRTYSQEELGSIISSFKGKYMQSPAAFSATKHEGKSLYEWAREGVIIEKPPVEREIYNIKLLSVVDNIVRFEVTASSGTYIRVLFDDIAQKLGTRGTLKELVRSSIGPARCENALNKDNWPLRDTEFEIFEKSTSIDDFLDFDKISLDLDEGVKFTNGMVLRKEKTNGLYWVYHNDKLLGLCEVEDELLRVRVGLSVKLV from the coding sequence GTGAGTCGATCTCGAAATAGAAATAAGTATAACGAGGGGCCTTTATTTGGCCCTTTAGTTTTTAATGTCTACAAGCCTGTAGGAATGACAAGCTCTGATGTAGTAAGGCACTTTAAATATCATCTTCCAAAAGGATTTGGGAAAATAGGTCATTTTGGAACCCTTGATCCTTTCGCTGAAGGGGTTCTATTAATAGCCATTGGTCTTGGGCCAAGGTTCAATGATTATGTTCATGCTCACTATCCTAAGACATATATCGCTACTGGTGTTCTTGGTGTTGAATCACCAACAGGGGACTTTACTGGTGATCAAGAACAAGTAGTTCACCACGAAGTTAGGACTTACTCTCAAGAAGAGTTAGGCTCTATTATTAGCTCGTTTAAAGGTAAGTATATGCAAAGCCCTGCTGCTTTTTCAGCAACTAAGCATGAGGGCAAGTCACTATATGAATGGGCCCGTGAAGGGGTCATTATTGAGAAGCCTCCAGTTGAGCGTGAAATTTATAATATTAAATTGCTCAGTGTCGTAGATAATATTGTTCGCTTCGAAGTTACGGCCAGTTCTGGAACATATATTCGAGTACTCTTTGACGATATTGCCCAAAAACTTGGTACTAGAGGAACTCTCAAAGAGCTAGTTCGCTCCTCAATTGGTCCCGCTCGATGTGAAAATGCATTAAATAAAGATAACTGGCCATTAAGGGATACTGAGTTTGAAATATTTGAAAAGTCTACATCCATTGATGATTTTCTAGATTTTGACAAAATATCTCTAGATTTAGATGAAGGGGTCAAATTCACCAATGGAATGGTGCTACGCAAAGAAAAGACCAATGGTCTTTATTGGGTTTACCACAATGACAAGCTACTAGGGCTATGTGAGGTTGAGGACGAACTCTTGAGGGTTAGAGTTGGTCTTTCTGTTAAGCTTGTGTAA
- the rbfA gene encoding 30S ribosome-binding factor RbfA, with protein sequence MSSKKSILLEKILNASNTFIRSEVSDTRLTFVSFSRVELSDDNSHATLYWDTFDPTKRGDIKKAMDGLSGKLRTYLSKFLKMRHTPTVTFIYDSQFEDEKKIDDLLKQESEEGKGIS encoded by the coding sequence TTGTCTTCTAAGAAAAGTATTCTTCTAGAAAAAATATTAAACGCTTCTAATACTTTTATTAGAAGCGAAGTTTCTGATACGAGATTAACTTTTGTTAGTTTTTCTCGTGTAGAGCTCTCTGATGATAACTCTCATGCGACCCTTTATTGGGATACTTTTGATCCTACTAAAAGAGGGGATATAAAAAAGGCGATGGATGGTTTATCTGGAAAGCTTAGAACTTATTTGTCTAAATTTCTAAAAATGAGACATACCCCAACTGTTACTTTTATTTACGACTCTCAGTTTGAAGATGAAAAGAAGATTGATGATCTTCTAAAGCAAGAAAGTGAAGAAGGTAAGGGGATTTCGTGA
- the infB gene encoding translation initiation factor IF-2: protein MKIFELAKELNKGPLDLVEELKNKGLAVRNHMTALSDDEVASIRADYAATSEKKDVSTKKKVVRKKASTKKATKKVAAKSAGDEAGTDDATKKKTVVRRKTVVRKKADDTVKEEPKVEEQIVEAVAAPEESVSQVKDTVEASGSKEAVETPTSEADETSVEAKTEKPAEDDSSFGLRVVSRPAAKKAEEKPASAPSKAKKDESTGDKPHRFTPVYIPPAKKEESGAAGETEEEKKVSKGRMGALASMMSGKKSTINKAQALVKEKADLELKSYGVGGVGRPLYTQVKRKRTYSGPSKSTEITEVKEAKRVVKIHGFATSDTLARKLKVKLKDMIDGCLEMNLLVKSGDYIGLQLANEIAALYDYKVEDDSFDEDKVIGKESLSEEELSKLPTRNPIITIMGHVDHGKTTLLDYIRNEKVAAGEAGGITQHIGAYSVDVKDSTLTFLDTPGHAAFASMRQRGADITDLVVLVVAADDGVMPQTRESVKYCQNADRPMIVAVNKMDKEGINVDRIKSELAELGINPEEWGGETQFVPISALNGDGVDNLLESIALQTEMLELRASDEGGAEGVCIESKIEQGRGPVATMLIQKGTLKKGDSIVVGETFGRARSLTDHLGNQLNSAGPSTPVQVLGLAKAPSPGDQLDVVKNEREAKKICENRAIERKKLAEKPKAKVSLEDFFATAAVEGSETKQLNLIIRSDVQGSFEAIKQAVLALSNTEVEVKVIAGGVGAINDNDVMLADSSGAFILGFNMRPNTTARRLAEEKNLDIKTYSIIYELINDVTLAIEGMLDPDTIEEFIGRAEVKDTFSVPKIGLIAGSSVIDGKIKVGCNIRLLRNGKIMFDGKMSSLKRFKDDVKEVKNGFECGIGLEDFTDVRVNDQFEAYMLVEKKRTLEDVAKEEKIAAEAKELAALEAQEAMSEMQE, encoded by the coding sequence ATGAAAATCTTTGAATTGGCAAAAGAATTGAACAAAGGTCCTCTTGATTTAGTTGAAGAACTAAAGAATAAGGGTCTTGCCGTTCGTAACCACATGACAGCTTTATCTGATGATGAGGTTGCAAGTATTAGAGCAGACTATGCTGCTACTTCTGAGAAGAAAGATGTTTCTACTAAGAAGAAGGTCGTTAGAAAGAAAGCTTCTACAAAGAAAGCAACGAAGAAAGTTGCTGCTAAATCTGCTGGTGATGAAGCTGGAACTGATGATGCTACTAAGAAAAAGACTGTGGTTAGACGCAAGACTGTTGTTAGAAAGAAAGCAGATGATACGGTTAAAGAAGAGCCAAAAGTTGAAGAGCAAATTGTTGAAGCCGTTGCTGCTCCTGAAGAATCAGTTTCGCAAGTAAAGGATACAGTAGAGGCAAGCGGCTCGAAAGAAGCTGTTGAGACACCTACTTCTGAAGCCGACGAGACAAGCGTTGAAGCGAAGACTGAAAAACCTGCTGAAGATGATTCTTCTTTTGGTTTAAGAGTTGTTTCGAGACCAGCAGCTAAGAAGGCCGAAGAAAAGCCTGCTTCAGCTCCGAGTAAGGCAAAGAAAGATGAGTCTACTGGTGATAAGCCACATCGCTTCACTCCAGTTTATATCCCACCTGCAAAGAAAGAAGAATCTGGTGCGGCAGGGGAGACTGAAGAAGAAAAGAAAGTTTCTAAAGGAAGAATGGGGGCACTCGCTTCTATGATGTCTGGAAAGAAATCGACTATTAATAAAGCACAGGCCCTTGTAAAAGAAAAGGCCGACCTTGAACTTAAGAGCTATGGAGTTGGTGGCGTTGGTCGTCCTCTCTACACTCAAGTTAAGAGAAAGAGAACTTATTCAGGACCTTCTAAAAGTACAGAAATAACTGAAGTAAAAGAAGCGAAGCGTGTTGTTAAGATTCATGGCTTTGCAACCTCTGACACACTGGCAAGAAAGCTTAAAGTTAAATTGAAAGATATGATCGATGGTTGTCTTGAAATGAACTTACTTGTTAAGTCTGGAGACTATATTGGTCTTCAATTAGCTAATGAGATTGCAGCTTTATATGACTATAAAGTTGAGGATGATTCATTTGATGAAGATAAAGTAATTGGAAAAGAAAGCCTATCGGAAGAAGAATTAAGTAAACTTCCTACTCGTAATCCAATTATTACAATAATGGGTCACGTTGATCATGGTAAAACGACTCTTCTTGATTATATTAGAAATGAGAAAGTTGCTGCTGGTGAAGCTGGTGGTATTACTCAACATATTGGAGCTTATTCGGTAGATGTTAAAGATTCGACTTTAACTTTCCTAGATACTCCTGGTCACGCTGCTTTTGCTTCTATGAGACAGCGTGGAGCTGATATTACTGACTTAGTTGTTCTAGTAGTAGCTGCTGATGATGGTGTAATGCCTCAAACTCGTGAATCTGTTAAGTATTGTCAAAATGCTGATAGACCTATGATTGTTGCAGTAAACAAGATGGATAAAGAAGGAATTAATGTAGATAGGATTAAGTCAGAGCTCGCTGAGCTTGGGATTAACCCTGAAGAATGGGGAGGGGAAACTCAATTCGTACCTATTTCTGCATTAAATGGTGACGGTGTTGATAATCTACTTGAGTCGATTGCCCTTCAAACAGAAATGTTGGAGCTAAGAGCAAGTGATGAAGGTGGCGCTGAAGGTGTTTGTATAGAATCTAAGATTGAGCAAGGTCGTGGACCAGTTGCTACAATGCTTATTCAAAAAGGTACTCTTAAAAAAGGTGATTCAATTGTTGTTGGAGAAACTTTTGGTAGAGCTAGAAGTCTAACAGATCATCTTGGTAATCAGCTTAACTCTGCTGGTCCATCGACTCCTGTTCAGGTTCTAGGTCTGGCTAAAGCACCTAGTCCAGGTGATCAGTTAGATGTCGTAAAAAATGAAAGAGAAGCTAAGAAGATATGCGAAAACAGAGCAATTGAGAGAAAGAAGCTTGCTGAAAAGCCTAAAGCAAAAGTTTCTCTTGAGGACTTCTTTGCTACGGCCGCTGTTGAAGGTAGCGAGACTAAGCAATTGAACTTAATTATAAGATCAGATGTTCAAGGATCATTTGAAGCAATTAAGCAGGCCGTACTTGCACTTTCTAATACGGAAGTTGAAGTTAAAGTTATCGCCGGTGGAGTTGGAGCTATTAATGATAATGATGTAATGCTGGCCGATTCTTCAGGGGCTTTCATCTTAGGATTTAATATGAGACCAAATACTACTGCAAGAAGACTTGCTGAAGAGAAGAATCTTGATATTAAAACTTACTCGATCATCTATGAATTAATAAATGATGTTACTCTTGCTATTGAAGGGATGCTTGATCCTGACACAATCGAAGAGTTCATCGGTAGAGCTGAAGTTAAGGATACATTCTCTGTTCCTAAGATTGGTTTAATTGCTGGTTCTTCAGTAATTGACGGTAAGATTAAAGTTGGATGTAATATCCGCTTACTTAGAAACGGTAAGATCATGTTTGATGGGAAAATGTCGTCTCTTAAGAGATTTAAAGATGATGTTAAAGAAGTTAAAAATGGTTTTGAGTGTGGTATCGGACTTGAAGACTTTACTGATGTTAGAGTTAATGATCAATTCGAAGCATATATGCTGGTTGAGAAGAAGAGAACTCTTGAAGATGTAGCTAAAGAAGAGAAGATTGCTGCTGAAGCAAAAGAGCTAGCGGCTCTTGAGGCCCAAGAAGCTATGTCTGAGATGCAGGAGTAG
- a CDS encoding N-acetyltransferase: MIFFDSSLQAICSSKFKKIVALDRDYFPFPWTERKWDGLTDFNYFHLFYDDEVGCFALFQLFSEDRYAHLLKIIVGPELRRGGVASHLLGYCCDRLLAMGLDRCVLEVEEGNEAASALYIKDGFKLIHKQKSFYSNGAAAHIMEKSFI, translated from the coding sequence ATGATTTTTTTTGATTCCAGCTTACAAGCTATATGTTCTAGTAAATTTAAAAAAATTGTAGCACTTGATCGTGATTACTTTCCTTTTCCATGGACTGAAAGAAAATGGGACGGCCTAACTGATTTCAACTATTTTCATTTATTTTATGATGATGAGGTTGGATGCTTTGCGTTGTTTCAACTCTTTTCTGAAGATCGCTATGCCCATTTATTGAAAATTATTGTTGGTCCTGAGTTAAGACGAGGAGGCGTTGCGTCTCATTTGCTTGGTTATTGTTGTGATCGATTGCTAGCAATGGGTCTAGACCGTTGCGTTCTTGAGGTTGAGGAAGGTAATGAAGCCGCCAGTGCACTTTACATTAAGGATGGATTTAAGCTTATTCATAAGCAAAAGAGCTTCTACTCAAATGGTGCAGCTGCCCATATCATGGAAAAGTCTTTTATTTAA